A region of Beijerinckia sp. 28-YEA-48 DNA encodes the following proteins:
- the tsaD gene encoding tRNA (adenosine(37)-N6)-threonylcarbamoyltransferase complex transferase subunit TsaD has product MRVLGIETTCDETAAAVVATRPDGSGEILSSEVMSQIAEHAAYGGVVPEIAARAHVDLIDHIIRRALERAGTTMASIDAVAAAAGPGLVGGVIVGLTTGKALALAAGKPFVAVNHLEAHALTARLTDKVDFPYLLLLASGGHTQLIAVTGVGAYTRIGTTVDDAIGEAFDKVAKMLGLPYPGGPQVERMADRGDPRRFEFPRPMQGRPHADFSLSGLKTAVRLQADRLGAITESDAADICAGFQAAVVDMVIDRVRAGLRIFRAAHGYPTALVIAGGVAANGAIRRALARLGAETGLPLVMPPPDLCTDNGAMIAWTGIERLRAGFEDGMDFAPKPRWPLDPDAQRVHNGKA; this is encoded by the coding sequence ATGCGCGTTCTGGGAATCGAAACAACCTGCGATGAGACAGCGGCGGCGGTGGTGGCCACCCGCCCCGACGGCAGTGGCGAAATCCTCTCCAGCGAGGTGATGAGCCAGATCGCCGAACACGCCGCCTATGGCGGTGTGGTGCCCGAAATCGCCGCCCGCGCCCATGTCGATCTGATCGACCACATCATCCGCCGCGCCCTGGAACGGGCCGGCACGACGATGGCCTCCATCGACGCGGTCGCCGCCGCGGCCGGCCCCGGGCTGGTCGGCGGCGTCATCGTCGGCCTGACCACCGGCAAGGCCCTGGCGCTCGCCGCCGGCAAGCCCTTCGTCGCCGTCAATCATTTGGAAGCCCACGCGCTGACAGCCCGGCTGACCGACAAGGTCGACTTCCCCTATCTGCTACTGCTCGCCTCTGGCGGCCACACCCAGCTCATCGCCGTCACGGGCGTTGGCGCCTATACGCGCATCGGCACCACGGTTGACGACGCCATTGGCGAAGCCTTCGACAAGGTCGCCAAAATGCTCGGCCTGCCCTATCCCGGCGGTCCGCAGGTGGAGCGCATGGCCGATCGCGGCGATCCGCGCCGCTTTGAATTTCCGCGCCCCATGCAGGGCCGCCCCCATGCCGATTTCTCGCTGTCGGGCCTGAAGACCGCCGTGCGTCTGCAAGCCGATCGGCTCGGCGCTATCACCGAAAGCGACGCCGCCGATATCTGCGCCGGCTTCCAGGCCGCCGTCGTCGACATGGTGATCGACCGCGTGCGCGCCGGCCTGCGCATTTTCCGCGCCGCCCACGGCTATCCGACCGCCCTGGTCATCGCTGGCGGTGTCGCCGCCAATGGCGCGATCCGCCGGGCGCTGGCGCGCCTCGGCGCGGAAACCGGCCTGCCGCTCGTCATGCCGCCGCCGGATCTGTGCACCGACAATGGCGCGATGATCGCCTGGACCGGTATTGAGCGGCTGCGCGCCGGCTTCGAGGACGGCATGGACTTCGCGCCAAAGCCGCGTTGGCCGCTCGATCCGGACGCACAACGGGTTCACAACGGAAAGGCGTGA
- the hemC gene encoding hydroxymethylbilane synthase yields the protein MNLIRIGTRGSQLALAQAHETRRRLMDAHGLAEAAIEIVPIRTTGDMIQDRALAEAGGKGLFTRELDAALVEGRVDLTVHSSKDLPTILPDEIEVSVYLPREDVRDVLIARDVTRIADLRQGARVGTASLRRGALIKRLRPDVEIGLLRGNVETRLRRISDGDFDATLLALAGLKRLGLEDRAAAILSTDEFPPAVGQGAIGITARKNDAATRALLLPIGDEPTGHALTAERAFLRVLDGSCRTPIAGLAEVKGDRLTFSGMILRTDGSEWFDIADEGPAVEAQAIGERAGRALLARAPADILA from the coding sequence ATGAATTTGATCCGAATCGGGACGCGCGGCAGCCAGTTGGCGCTGGCGCAGGCCCATGAGACCCGCCGCCGCTTGATGGACGCCCACGGCCTGGCTGAGGCTGCGATCGAGATCGTCCCGATCCGCACGACAGGCGACATGATCCAGGACCGGGCGTTGGCGGAGGCCGGCGGCAAGGGCCTGTTCACGCGCGAACTCGACGCGGCGCTGGTCGAAGGACGTGTCGATCTGACGGTGCATTCGTCGAAGGACCTGCCGACGATTCTGCCCGATGAAATCGAAGTCTCGGTCTATCTGCCGCGCGAAGATGTGCGCGACGTGCTGATTGCCCGCGATGTCACGCGCATTGCCGATTTGCGCCAGGGTGCGCGCGTCGGCACGGCCTCGCTGCGCCGGGGGGCGCTGATCAAGCGGCTGCGTCCCGATGTCGAGATCGGTCTGCTGCGCGGCAATGTGGAGACGCGGCTGCGCCGGATCAGCGATGGCGATTTCGATGCGACCTTGCTGGCGCTCGCGGGCCTCAAACGTTTGGGGCTTGAAGATCGCGCCGCCGCCATTCTCAGCACCGACGAATTTCCGCCAGCCGTCGGGCAGGGCGCCATCGGCATCACCGCGCGCAAGAACGATGCGGCCACCCGGGCGTTGCTGCTGCCGATCGGTGATGAGCCGACCGGCCATGCGCTGACAGCGGAACGGGCGTTCCTGCGCGTGCTCGATGGCTCGTGCCGGACGCCGATCGCTGGATTGGCTGAGGTGAAGGGCGATCGCCTGACATTCTCGGGCATGATCCTGCGCACCGATGGCAGCGAATGGTTCGATATCGCCGACGAAGGTCCGGCCGTCGAGGCGCAGGCGATCGGTGAACGCGCGGGCCGCGCCTTGCTGGCACGCGCGCCCGCCGACATTCTGGCCTGA
- a CDS encoding uroporphyrinogen-III synthase — protein MRVLVTRPQGDAESTATHLVQAGHEAIIAPVLRIVPTGATVPGANDASVDYDGVIITSVHAFDAVIPDARFAFLFDKPLHSIGTRSIALARRANIFEDGLNGRDAAALGKMLLREMPRGTHLLYLAGRDRKPDLELALSAGGLRVEIAVVYDARAVETLPDVAVTALQGGALDAVLHYSRRSASIFADLVVDAGLKDQAARLRHVCISSDCAAGLVRLNVAAAIAAAPTEAAMIALLA, from the coding sequence ATGCGCGTCCTCGTCACCCGGCCGCAAGGGGATGCCGAGAGTACGGCGACGCACCTGGTGCAAGCCGGGCATGAAGCGATCATCGCGCCGGTCCTGCGCATCGTGCCGACCGGGGCCACGGTGCCGGGCGCGAATGATGCAAGTGTGGATTATGATGGCGTGATCATCACCAGTGTCCATGCGTTCGATGCGGTGATCCCGGATGCACGGTTTGCGTTTCTCTTCGATAAACCGCTGCACTCCATCGGCACGCGCAGCATCGCATTGGCGCGACGGGCCAATATCTTCGAGGATGGCCTCAATGGGCGCGATGCGGCCGCGCTCGGCAAGATGCTGTTGCGCGAGATGCCGCGTGGGACGCACCTGCTTTATCTCGCTGGGCGCGATCGCAAGCCTGATCTTGAATTGGCTTTGTCGGCGGGCGGGCTGCGCGTCGAGATCGCGGTGGTCTATGACGCGCGTGCGGTCGAGACCTTGCCCGATGTGGCGGTGACAGCGCTGCAAGGCGGCGCACTCGATGCGGTGTTGCATTATTCGCGGCGCAGCGCCTCTATCTTTGCCGACCTGGTCGTCGATGCCGGGCTGAAGGATCAGGCCGCGCGGCTGCGCCACGTGTGTATTTCGTCCGACTGTGCTGCCGGTCTTGTCCGTTTGAATGTCGCTGCGGCGATTGCGGCGGCTCCGACCGAAGCGGCGATGATCGCCCTTCTGGCCTGA
- a CDS encoding ABC transporter substrate-binding protein — protein sequence MRRLMSATILTGSILLATGAQAEIKVGFITSLSGGAAALGIPYGKGMKAAQIYKRQIGTETIKVIELDDASDPSAATRNARKLIEEENVDILIGTSTVPSSIAMTAVAKELKVPMIALSPISSADADQWSVTVPQSPVLMGKVIAQRMKRDGKTKIGYIGFSDSWGDLVYDGAKQAEAEGLIKVLTNERYARTDTSVTGQILKILATQPDGVLIGGSSTQAALPLIELAKRSYKGGLYGLAPLVNADFVRVGGKSVEGVKVTIGPVVVAEQLPDTHFAKALSLAFRDAYQKANGEATTDGFSAYSFDAWLVFTNAAERALRNAKPGTAEFRSQLRDEILKTKELAGVHGVYNFSKGSSYGVDERSLVIVQLVNGVWKYEP from the coding sequence ATGCGCAGGCTTATGTCGGCAACAATTCTCACGGGGAGCATTCTCCTTGCGACGGGTGCACAAGCGGAAATCAAGGTTGGCTTCATCACATCCCTGAGCGGAGGTGCGGCGGCCCTTGGCATTCCTTATGGGAAAGGGATGAAGGCGGCGCAAATCTACAAGCGCCAGATTGGTACGGAGACCATTAAAGTCATCGAACTTGACGATGCGTCTGATCCGTCCGCCGCGACACGCAATGCGCGCAAGCTCATTGAGGAAGAAAACGTCGATATTCTGATCGGCACGAGCACGGTGCCTTCGAGTATTGCGATGACGGCCGTTGCCAAAGAGCTGAAAGTGCCGATGATCGCCCTCTCTCCCATCAGTTCGGCGGATGCGGACCAATGGAGTGTGACGGTGCCGCAGTCGCCGGTGCTGATGGGGAAAGTGATCGCCCAGCGTATGAAACGCGATGGCAAAACCAAAATCGGATATATCGGCTTTTCCGACTCTTGGGGTGATCTCGTTTATGATGGAGCCAAGCAGGCTGAGGCGGAGGGGCTCATCAAAGTTCTGACGAACGAACGCTATGCACGAACCGATACCTCGGTCACTGGCCAGATCCTCAAGATCCTCGCAACTCAGCCTGATGGTGTTCTGATCGGTGGGTCTTCAACGCAGGCGGCCCTGCCGCTGATCGAGCTGGCAAAACGCAGCTATAAAGGTGGGCTCTACGGGTTGGCGCCGCTCGTCAATGCGGACTTCGTTCGTGTCGGTGGCAAATCGGTGGAAGGCGTCAAGGTGACGATCGGGCCCGTGGTCGTGGCCGAGCAATTGCCGGATACGCATTTTGCCAAGGCTTTGTCGCTGGCTTTTCGCGATGCCTATCAAAAGGCGAATGGCGAGGCGACGACGGACGGGTTCTCCGCTTACAGCTTCGATGCATGGCTGGTTTTCACCAATGCGGCAGAGCGGGCCTTGCGCAATGCCAAGCCGGGTACCGCTGAGTTCCGTAGCCAGCTCAGAGACGAGATTCTGAAAACGAAGGAACTGGCTGGCGTTCATGGGGTCTACAATTTTTCCAAGGGCTCCAGCTACGGCGTCGATGAGCGCTCGCTCGTGATCGTCCAGCTCGTCAATGGCGTCTGGAAATATGAGCCGTGA
- a CDS encoding NAD/NADP-dependent octopine/nopaline dehydrogenase family protein — MRIAVIGGGNGSLAGAADFALAGHEVALWRRGEADVAKHRALGNKLVVRDFSGTRNATLAMVTSNVAEALKGAELIFCPVPATAHEDLATVIAPHLRSGQVVFLPPGTLGSLIFAKAAKEAGTVQGVAFAETGTLPWLVRKHGFAELLITTRATRLPTGVFPLKAHDHAIAVISKAFPGAIETCGDVLSAALMNAGPVIHPPLIIMNAAPLEHFPEWDIHNEGTQPSVRRVTDRLDAERVKVREALGYGAPHFPLSDHYRKDGDEWMYGRNSHKQLTDSGDWREKIVLTEHRYMMEDVRLGLSLLASVADLAGVEVPVARAMMSVGAAICSDDFENNGRPLSKVGLPSLDRAAITQFLHNGYDA; from the coding sequence ATGCGTATTGCCGTTATCGGAGGGGGAAATGGATCGCTTGCGGGAGCCGCTGATTTCGCTCTAGCCGGTCATGAGGTCGCCCTCTGGCGTCGCGGCGAGGCGGATGTCGCCAAGCACCGTGCGCTTGGTAACAAACTCGTCGTGCGAGATTTCTCCGGCACGCGCAACGCAACGCTCGCCATGGTCACCAGCAACGTGGCCGAAGCGCTGAAGGGAGCCGAGCTGATTTTTTGTCCTGTGCCTGCGACAGCGCATGAAGATCTGGCGACCGTGATCGCGCCGCATCTGCGGTCGGGCCAGGTTGTCTTTCTGCCGCCCGGCACATTGGGCTCGCTCATCTTCGCCAAGGCCGCGAAAGAAGCGGGGACCGTCCAGGGCGTGGCTTTCGCCGAAACTGGAACGCTTCCTTGGCTGGTGCGCAAACACGGTTTCGCCGAGCTGCTCATCACGACGCGCGCGACACGCTTGCCCACGGGCGTCTTTCCGTTGAAGGCCCATGATCATGCGATCGCAGTTATCAGCAAGGCTTTTCCCGGGGCGATCGAAACCTGCGGCGATGTCCTTTCGGCCGCGCTGATGAATGCCGGCCCGGTCATCCATCCGCCGCTGATCATTATGAACGCGGCGCCGCTCGAGCATTTTCCCGAGTGGGACATTCACAACGAGGGCACGCAGCCGTCGGTGCGGCGGGTGACCGATCGGCTCGATGCCGAGCGCGTTAAAGTGCGTGAAGCGTTGGGCTATGGCGCACCGCATTTTCCGCTGTCCGATCACTATCGGAAGGATGGCGATGAATGGATGTATGGACGCAACTCGCATAAGCAGCTCACCGACTCGGGCGACTGGCGCGAGAAGATCGTTCTGACCGAACATCGCTACATGATGGAGGATGTGCGTCTCGGCCTCTCCCTCCTTGCTTCCGTGGCCGATCTGGCCGGTGTCGAGGTTCCCGTCGCGCGGGCGATGATGTCAGTGGGTGCTGCCATCTGTTCAGATGATTTCGAGAACAACGGTCGGCCGCTGTCGAAAGTCGGCTTGCCCTCGCTCGATCGTGCCGCCATCACGCAGTTCCTGCACAATGGGTACGACGCATGA
- a CDS encoding 3-hydroxybutyryl-CoA dehydrogenase, with product MTGATSKTKPENIVAVGAGRMGRGIAIVFAYAGHPVTLLDYKERPAAEFAALAVDARAEIVETLTLLSEIGLFEGGPSIEQIANRVRFVAKPDAAAVLAAADIVFEGFPEVLELKQAALRDVSRQCPPTTIIASTTSTILVDDLAPAVEIPQRFLNAHWLNPAFIVPLVEVSPGKETSAETLQRLKELLERIGKVPVVCASSPGYIVPRIQGIAMNEAARLVEEGVASAEDVEKAVKYGFGFRFSVLGLLEFIDWGGGDILYHTSKYLTGALNDRRYSAPSIIERNMEAGRIGLKTQQGFLNYEGMDVPAYRKERLAAFVERLRHLGLTRTPVV from the coding sequence ATGACGGGCGCGACATCCAAGACCAAGCCGGAGAATATCGTCGCCGTCGGTGCCGGCCGCATGGGGCGTGGCATCGCCATCGTTTTCGCTTATGCGGGCCATCCCGTTACGCTGCTCGATTATAAAGAACGCCCCGCGGCGGAATTCGCGGCGCTGGCAGTCGATGCGCGGGCGGAGATCGTCGAGACGCTGACTTTGCTGTCGGAGATCGGTCTGTTCGAGGGCGGTCCGTCCATCGAACAGATCGCCAACCGTGTTCGCTTCGTCGCCAAGCCAGACGCGGCAGCCGTCTTGGCCGCAGCCGACATTGTCTTCGAGGGCTTTCCAGAAGTCCTCGAGCTGAAACAAGCGGCTCTGCGGGATGTGTCCCGGCAGTGTCCCCCGACAACGATCATCGCGTCGACCACATCAACGATCCTGGTCGATGATCTGGCGCCGGCGGTGGAGATCCCACAGCGTTTCCTGAACGCCCATTGGTTGAATCCGGCTTTCATCGTGCCGCTGGTGGAAGTGTCGCCGGGCAAGGAAACGAGCGCCGAGACCTTGCAGCGCCTGAAGGAGCTTTTAGAGCGTATCGGTAAAGTGCCGGTGGTGTGCGCTTCGAGCCCTGGCTACATCGTGCCCCGCATTCAAGGCATCGCCATGAATGAGGCCGCGCGTCTCGTCGAGGAAGGCGTGGCCTCAGCCGAGGACGTGGAGAAAGCCGTGAAATATGGCTTCGGCTTCCGCTTCTCGGTGCTGGGATTGCTCGAGTTCATCGATTGGGGTGGGGGCGATATTCTCTATCACACGAGCAAATATCTCACGGGCGCGTTGAATGACCGGCGCTATTCGGCCCCGTCGATCATCGAGCGCAACATGGAGGCTGGCCGGATCGGGTTGAAAACCCAGCAAGGCTTTCTCAATTACGAGGGCATGGACGTGCCGGCCTATCGCAAGGAGCGCCTGGCCGCGTTCGTCGAGCGCCTGCGCCATCTGGGGCTGACGCGGACGCCGGTCGTCTAG
- a CDS encoding primosomal protein N', producing the protein MVLAAGESGSATAVSYVVDVLVPVAVDTAYSYRVPAGIDLQPGDFVEVPLGTREATGIVWSVRAAPGGNLKAVIAKRDLPSVREPLRALIDWIAKWTLAPRGMVLRMGVRAPDHAGPEPVRIGVRLAGDPSAPQLPRRMTPARARVIQAAEGGLLIGKSALAEAAACSAGVIDTLIDEGTLETVALPAEPVALPPDLDFAVPRFEPGQQAAADALAQAVAEKAFSVTLLEGVTGSGKTEVYFEAVAAALRAGRQALILMPEIALTGQFLDRFAKRFGVRPAEWHSGVSARKRARIWTGVASGEVRVVAGARSALFLPYADLGALIVDEEHEQAYKQEDGVAYHARDMAVVRARLENAAVVLASATPALETRVNAEQGRYRYLKLEARFGGRSLPQLQAIDMKSGGPPRGKWISPRLAAAMDQVLERGEQALLFLNRRGYAPLTLCNACGHRFQCPQCTAWLVEHRFRRALVCHHCGHIERRPDVCPECHTTDSLMACGPGVERLADEVAERFPGKRVLVLSSDFPGGTERLRREIEEIANGAFDIVIGTQLVAKGHNFPGLTLVGVIDADVGLSSGDPRAAERTFQMLQQVTGRAGRGEKPGIGLVQTWQPDHPVIKAILSGDSERFYAEEIEQRRRAGLPPFGRLAALIVSGNDRLSAETHARALVRAANAVPDTERWRFARHGALPEEDDMVLLGPAEAPIAVVRGRHRFRLLLKAPRSADLQGFLRAMLEAAPPERGGVRVQIDVDPMSFM; encoded by the coding sequence ATGGTGTTAGCAGCGGGCGAATCAGGATCGGCCACCGCCGTCAGTTACGTCGTTGACGTGCTGGTGCCGGTCGCGGTCGACACCGCCTATTCCTATCGGGTTCCGGCGGGGATCGACTTGCAACCGGGCGATTTCGTCGAAGTGCCGCTCGGCACCCGCGAGGCGACGGGGATTGTCTGGAGCGTGCGCGCGGCGCCGGGCGGCAATCTTAAAGCGGTGATCGCCAAGCGCGATCTGCCGTCTGTCCGGGAGCCGCTGCGCGCGCTGATCGACTGGATCGCCAAATGGACCCTGGCGCCGCGTGGCATGGTGCTGCGCATGGGCGTGCGGGCGCCCGATCATGCCGGACCTGAGCCGGTGCGCATCGGCGTGCGTCTGGCGGGCGATCCGTCCGCGCCGCAGCTGCCACGGCGGATGACGCCGGCGCGGGCGCGGGTGATTCAGGCAGCGGAAGGCGGATTGTTGATCGGTAAATCCGCTCTGGCGGAGGCGGCGGCCTGTTCCGCTGGCGTCATCGACACGCTGATCGACGAGGGCACGCTGGAAACCGTGGCGCTGCCGGCGGAGCCTGTGGCTTTGCCGCCCGATCTCGATTTCGCCGTGCCGCGTTTTGAGCCCGGCCAGCAGGCGGCGGCGGACGCGCTGGCGCAGGCGGTGGCGGAAAAAGCTTTTTCGGTCACTTTGCTCGAAGGTGTCACCGGCTCGGGCAAGACGGAGGTTTATTTCGAGGCGGTCGCGGCGGCGCTGCGCGCCGGCCGGCAGGCGCTCATCCTGATGCCTGAAATCGCCCTGACCGGCCAGTTTCTCGACCGTTTCGCCAAACGTTTCGGCGTCCGCCCGGCCGAATGGCATTCTGGCGTTTCGGCGCGCAAGCGGGCGCGGATCTGGACCGGGGTGGCGTCAGGCGAAGTGCGGGTGGTGGCGGGAGCCCGCTCGGCGCTGTTCCTGCCCTATGCCGATCTCGGCGCACTGATCGTCGATGAAGAGCACGAGCAGGCCTACAAGCAGGAAGATGGCGTCGCCTATCACGCCCGCGACATGGCGGTGGTGCGGGCGCGGCTGGAGAATGCGGCGGTGGTGCTGGCCTCGGCGACGCCGGCGCTGGAAACCCGGGTCAATGCCGAACAGGGGCGCTACCGCTACCTGAAGCTGGAAGCGCGCTTCGGCGGCCGGTCGCTACCGCAATTGCAGGCCATCGACATGAAGTCTGGTGGGCCACCGCGCGGCAAATGGATTTCGCCGCGTTTGGCCGCCGCCATGGACCAGGTGTTGGAAAGGGGCGAACAGGCGCTGCTGTTCCTCAATCGGCGCGGCTATGCGCCGCTCACCCTGTGCAATGCCTGTGGCCACCGCTTCCAATGCCCGCAGTGCACGGCCTGGCTGGTGGAACACCGTTTCCGCCGGGCGCTGGTCTGCCATCACTGCGGCCATATCGAGCGCCGGCCGGACGTCTGTCCCGAATGCCATACGACCGACAGCCTGATGGCTTGCGGCCCTGGTGTCGAACGCCTCGCCGACGAAGTGGCCGAGCGGTTTCCGGGCAAGCGCGTGCTGGTGCTGTCGTCGGATTTCCCCGGCGGTACCGAGCGGCTGCGGCGCGAGATCGAGGAGATCGCCAATGGCGCCTTCGACATTGTCATCGGCACCCAGCTGGTCGCCAAAGGCCATAATTTTCCGGGCCTTACCTTGGTCGGCGTGATTGACGCCGATGTCGGTCTTTCAAGCGGTGATCCCAGAGCCGCCGAACGCACGTTCCAGATGTTGCAGCAGGTTACGGGCCGGGCCGGGCGTGGCGAGAAGCCCGGCATTGGCCTGGTGCAGACCTGGCAGCCGGATCATCCGGTTATCAAAGCCATCCTCTCAGGAGATTCCGAACGGTTTTATGCCGAGGAGATCGAGCAGCGCCGCCGTGCCGGCCTGCCGCCCTTCGGCCGTCTGGCGGCACTGATCGTGTCCGGCAACGACCGGCTCTCGGCCGAAACCCATGCGCGCGCCCTGGTGCGTGCCGCCAATGCGGTTCCCGATACGGAGCGCTGGCGGTTCGCCCGGCACGGCGCGCTGCCGGAAGAAGATGACATGGTCTTGCTGGGGCCGGCCGAAGCACCGATCGCGGTGGTGCGCGGGCGCCATCGCTTCCGACTGCTTCTGAAGGCGCCGCGTTCGGCGGATTTGCAAGGATTTCTGCGCGCCATGCTCGAGGCGGCGCCGCCCGAGCGCGGCGGCGTGCGCGTTCAGATCGATGTCGATCCGATGAGCTTCATGTAA
- a CDS encoding aldehyde dehydrogenase family protein has product MAPKTQANSQGEVNYTFTHTIDGKAVPATATFGVTNPATEQVFAQCPDASRDQFEQAIGAARKAFPAWSRLSFGERRAYLHKLAKAVRDNTDEIAALITREQGKPLSNALREMAGTAHSLEAMSNIEVKDEVLRDDGKNKISIHFRPMGVVGAITPWNVPVGLASHKIAQALIAGNTMVLKPSPYTPLSTLLIGELSRDILPPGVFNVVAGGNDLGQWMTEHPGIDRISFTGSVATGKRVMNSSSGTLKRVTLELGGNDAAIILDDADIAATTQKIFNGAFGNCGQICMAVKRVYVPEQMYEPVLEAFATLAKNHRVGEGFEPEVQMGPLQNKMQFDKVIDVLEDAKRQPGVRVIAGGHKLNRPGYFLEPTIIADIKDDTRLVTEEQFGPVLPVMKYSSLDDAIARANDTRMGLGASVWTKDMKKGAEVAAQIEAGTVWINHHVGSEADIPFGGFKESGMGREHGVMGVQSYMEPQIINVPQG; this is encoded by the coding sequence ATGGCTCCCAAGACCCAGGCAAATAGCCAAGGTGAAGTAAACTACACCTTCACCCATACGATCGACGGCAAGGCCGTTCCGGCGACCGCCACCTTCGGTGTCACCAATCCGGCCACCGAACAGGTTTTCGCCCAGTGCCCGGACGCGTCACGCGACCAGTTCGAACAGGCCATCGGCGCTGCCCGCAAGGCATTCCCCGCCTGGAGCCGTCTCTCCTTCGGCGAGCGCCGCGCCTATCTGCACAAACTGGCCAAGGCCGTGCGCGACAATACCGATGAGATCGCCGCCCTCATCACCCGCGAACAGGGCAAGCCCTTGTCGAACGCCCTGCGTGAAATGGCCGGCACCGCCCATTCGCTCGAGGCGATGTCGAACATCGAAGTCAAAGACGAAGTGCTGCGCGACGACGGCAAGAACAAGATCAGCATCCACTTCCGGCCGATGGGCGTCGTTGGCGCCATCACGCCGTGGAACGTGCCCGTCGGCCTCGCCTCGCACAAGATCGCCCAGGCGCTGATCGCCGGCAATACGATGGTGCTGAAGCCCTCGCCCTATACCCCGCTCTCGACCCTGCTGATCGGCGAGCTGTCCCGCGACATTCTTCCGCCCGGCGTTTTCAATGTCGTCGCCGGCGGCAATGATCTGGGCCAATGGATGACCGAACATCCGGGCATCGACCGTATCTCCTTCACCGGATCGGTCGCCACCGGCAAGCGCGTCATGAACAGTTCTTCCGGCACGCTCAAGCGCGTCACCCTCGAACTCGGTGGCAACGATGCCGCGATCATTCTTGATGATGCGGATATCGCCGCCACCACCCAGAAAATCTTCAACGGCGCCTTCGGTAATTGCGGCCAGATCTGCATGGCGGTGAAGCGCGTCTACGTGCCGGAGCAGATGTACGAGCCGGTGCTGGAGGCTTTCGCCACCTTGGCGAAGAACCATCGCGTCGGCGAAGGCTTCGAGCCTGAGGTGCAGATGGGCCCGCTGCAGAACAAGATGCAGTTCGACAAGGTGATCGACGTACTCGAAGACGCCAAGCGCCAGCCCGGCGTCCGCGTCATCGCTGGCGGCCACAAGCTGAACCGCCCCGGCTATTTCCTCGAGCCGACGATCATCGCGGATATCAAGGACGACACGCGCCTCGTCACCGAGGAACAGTTCGGCCCGGTCCTGCCGGTGATGAAATATTCCAGCCTCGATGACGCCATCGCCCGCGCCAATGATACCCGCATGGGTCTCGGCGCTTCGGTCTGGACCAAGGACATGAAGAAGGGCGCCGAAGTGGCGGCGCAGATCGAGGCCGGCACGGTCTGGATCAACCACCATGTCGGCTCGGAAGCGGATATTCCCTTCGGCGGCTTCAAGGAATCGGGCATGGGCCGCGAACACGGCGTGATGGGCGTGCAGTCCTATATGGAGCCGCAGATCATCAACGTGCCGCAGGGATAA
- a CDS encoding F0F1 ATP synthase subunit delta has product MAQEVSIVSGMAGRYALALFELAKEQKSLDKVADDLKSFADLIAASPDLERLVRSPVFSAEDQVKALDALLAKVGITGVASNFLKLVASKRRLFAVRDMIRDFGKLVDRERGVTRAQVTVAEPLNDNQMSALKAALASISGGQTVNVDVNVDPAIIGGLVVKLGSRMVDGSLKTKLNSIRTRMKEVG; this is encoded by the coding sequence GTGGCGCAAGAGGTTTCCATCGTTTCCGGCATGGCAGGGCGTTACGCTCTTGCTCTGTTCGAGCTCGCCAAGGAACAGAAATCGCTCGATAAGGTCGCCGACGACCTGAAGTCCTTCGCTGATCTCATTGCTGCTAGCCCCGATCTTGAGCGGCTGGTGCGCAGCCCGGTCTTCTCGGCCGAGGATCAGGTCAAGGCGCTCGACGCGCTTCTCGCCAAGGTCGGTATCACCGGCGTGGCCAGCAATTTCCTCAAACTCGTCGCCTCCAAGCGCCGTCTGTTCGCGGTGCGCGACATGATCCGCGACTTCGGCAAGCTGGTTGATCGCGAGCGCGGCGTGACGCGCGCTCAGGTCACCGTCGCCGAGCCGCTGAACGACAACCAGATGAGCGCCCTCAAGGCGGCGCTCGCCAGCATTTCCGGCGGTCAGACCGTCAATGTGGACGTAAACGTCGATCCGGCGATCATCGGCGGGCTTGTCGTCAAGCTCGGCTCGCGCATGGTCGACGGTTCGCTCAAGACAAAACTCAACTCAATTCGCACTCGTATGAAAGAGGTCGGCTGA